The stretch of DNA GTGGCTGCCAACAGCTATAAATATACACaatgttttcaatttttttagaAATCAGTTTCAGGCCATTTTCCAACAGACTTTTTACAAAATAACTTTTCCCTGAATTAGAAGGTCCACTGATTACCGCTGAGAATGGATGCTGAAGTCTGAAATCAAAATCAGAAGCATCCTGAAGGCCCCTGTGTAGCATCGAATCAGTAGCCATAAGGAAGAGTGGTGAAATTGGGTAAAAGTCTCTGTTTATTATACACCACCTTAAACCTTTTAACGACTGATTTGTTGTGCAGAGTGAGAGTctttttatttctcacaatgtTTTCAGTATGGGCCAGGATGCATTGTGAACTGTCACGCGATGTTACATAGTTGTTAACCAGACCAACAAGACTCTCCAAACGAATAGCTTGGGAATTTTTCGCGTTTAACGTTATACCCTTAGCTTTCATGAACACTTTACCTTTGGCCGTGCGATATCCGTAAGATTTTGGACCGCTAGAGCAAAATTCTGTTATATAATCTCTGTCGTCTATTTCATTCGTCAGCTCCCCCAGATGATCTCCTAGAGGGGGGTCCCAGTCCCCCTCCCTAGAGACAAAAATAACGCTGTCGGTGTCGGAATATAACAAGCGGTCACTGAGTTTATCCATGAGCTCGTACAACTCAAGCCGCGCATGAGCTGTTGTAAAAGCTCCTACAAACACGTTAATGTCACGAGTCTGACGAACATCACCTTTTGGGGGTCGATGTTGGACTAGAGCAACGTCATCCGAGACGAAAGTAAAATAAGTCAGCGTGTCGGTTTCGCCAAAAACAATTCTGGTGAAATCTTCAGGATCGTTCACAAGCTCGGTATAAGCCAAATTTTCGCGCATGGAGAACCTCCCCCATAAACTGTTCAGCAATAATTTATTGATAGCCCTCTGCGCGGGGTTGTGACTGATCTTTTCGGGATCAAGGCGAATACCCTCTTTTTCATAATATTCGCGTATATAAGCCTCTTTGTCAGCATCAGTGACAACATTTGATGGGTAACCAGACGCTTGTTGCTTCAGACATAAAAACGTCTTTACGTATTCACGAAATAATGTGTCTGACCGTTGTGGGAAGTGCCAAATCTCATCAATCGCTGCAATAACGTAACCCTTCTCAATCGCTTTCAAAAGCTCGATGCTTGACCCAACACCCTGTGAGCGCTCTCTCTTCATCGGTGTGGGTACAGTCTGTTGTCTGGTTTTGAGCGTGTGCACATTTACCGCACAATGGAAACATCAGTTTACCGCCGCATCTGTACGGGAGAACCGGGTGTAACAATTTACAAGGCGGATAAACTTTAGCTTTGATGATACCGTAATAATTTTCAATCGGTTCAAAATCTTTGAAAATAATTTGAGGGTGTCCGATCGGGTAGCTATTCCTAGCCTGACAGAAAGGATATAAGCTCGTAAAATCTACGTAACTTATTCTCTCACCCTCAACCGTTTTGTGATACAATTTATAAGCGTTAGTTCGTCCGCCAAACAATGCCTCTCTCGGCTTCAGTCTCTCGGGCGCCGAATAAGTACTCATAAATTCCTTCACAGAAGGATCAGACCGTTTCAAAGCGGCACGAATGTCCATGGTGAACGCAACCGTTAAATTCGAACCCGTATCTCGACTCTCCCTCCTCGTAGAATCCATCTAAAAAGTAACGACCAATCGACACCTCGCCGTGGTTAACAGCATGGTGAATGTCAACGTTTCGAGTCTTTTTTACATACTCGAGCCATTCGATCGATGCGTTTGAGTAAGTCTTACTCTGGGGGACGTAAGCATTATTATGCGTCAGAGCTAGCGTATCTTTCTCGAGATAATGGGTTTTGAAGACAGCCATGCAACAGCCGGCAAGCGTCGTTGAATTGAACGGGTCGAGCCCTGTGCAATCGATGAACACCTCTCTGTATTTCATGCATGCCTCACGCAGTAAGACGACGTCATTTACACCGTAGTCATACAACTCCTTCCTGAAATTGAAGATTTCACCCTTGACGCTATTGTACCATGCATCAAACTTTACCTGATCTTTATCAGACGTGTTTCCATAGTTGTAGAAGTTTTTATCGGGGTACTTCCCCCGGTAATCAGCATTTTCCGGTCTATTGAAAAGATGCGGAAAATACACTTTTTCTCGCGTAGTCAAATTGAGTGCCGCGGGCATCTTAGACAGGGCCATCGGTATGAACGCGTAGCTATCGATGTATCGCTGGCTATACTCTTCATCGTACATGAAGATTAATTTACATCCTTGCATTATAACATCGAGAGTAAGCCCAGCCTTGCAAAAATACTCCAGAATTAGAAAGGAGTCAAATCTGGACGCATAATGAGCTATGAAGCAGTATCCCTCGTATCAAGGTTGTCTAAACCGGGCGATTAGTTTCGCTATACAGTCAGGTCCTTTGGCTACAAATTTTTCACCTTTAAAAGTGATGGCACAGACAAAATTCGATTGATGTCGGTCATTTACATATTGCGTTTCAAAGtcgtaaaaaatgtatttattgcaaGGGTCCTTGGGTGGAATGGGTTGTATGAAGCAATTGTGCGACCCCTGGTCAGGCAAATCTTCATTACAATGCACGCATCGATGGACCGCACATTCATGCTTTTTGGTCTGACCTGTGACTACATATCGCCTATTGCATAGCTTGCAATATTTTAGAACGTTGCACGCAGGATTTTCAGCCCCCGGGGGgtgttttttttatgcatttcatAACAGTAACCCGACTTACAAAACCGCAAACAATCGCCGCAGCGCACTGCTTTTTTAGGATGATTATAACATTCCCCATCAAAACACACGTTGCAGATGCGTTTGCAATGATGGTCTCTACGATTCGAGTAACCCTTGTAGCAGAATTCACACACGTAATCGGCTCCGATGAACACAGTCAAATTCAGAATCATATAGAAATGATTATTTTGCAAATAAAGACATACTGTTTTAGGGTGGGGGTCATCGTGATTTTTGTATGTTTCTAAGCCCCCCGCGCTCGTCCTgtaaaaaaacactattttaatGTCTAGAAGGGATTCAAAAGCCCGTATGTTGTCGAATCCAATTTGTTTTTGAATTGAGAAGCCGGCGCTGTTATGAATGGTCACCGCAGTTCTTTCTAACTCATTCTCGGGTAATTGTGGATTGAGAAAACGTGCTAGACAGATAGAGAAGCATAAGTTGTTTGAAGCgtttgtcggacaaaatagcGTCATTTTTTTCCGTTTGATGACCTGATCCAGAGCTAAATCCGTAAGTTTACGACGATGCCCTCCTCCTTGTCGATTCATGGCTACATTAGCTTCGATTTCGATGGAATCATCTGACATCAATCTATCGCTACTCTGTAAAACCTTTGCGATTTGGTCTGTAAATATGTTGACGGAGAAATTATTTCCATCTGTTAAAACAGCAGAGACTGGTGATTTTAGCGTAGGGGCTGAAAGGGTTAAATTGATTACACATGCTTCGCCACCAATATCTCGAGCATGGGAGACTATTTTGTCAAAAGCATCGTGCAAAAAAATGTGGTACGCCGCCAAATCTGTAGAGTTAATCTCCCTCAGATTCATGAGCCGTCGCAATTGCACGCTATTGAAACGCGGTCGCGGTAAAACATGATAGCCGTTAATCAGGCCGCCCTCCCGAATCAGCGTATCAATGTCTGAACGTGGTAGCGCTGACGTACCCGCCGGTTGATCGGATGATATTGTATTGTTTGCTGATCTGCCAGTATCTGTAGGGAGAGCCACAATGCTAGACGACGGCTGCTGATTGTTATCAATAGTGTCCCCATTAAACGCCGCTCCACGACTATTATTTAACCCCCCGCCGTCTTGTATTATGTTTAATAATTCCTGTAACCGTTCTGACAAATTAATATTTGGATACCTTTCAATTGCTGCTTCTAAACGTTCCAAATTTGAAGTCTGATGCAGCGGTGCATCATCGTCAAAAGATGTTTCTACACGATCTGAATACATGTCTAGCAAATGCTGCAAACTGTCACACATGTTTTGGGTACTCACGGTTTGCGTTTCAAGCATGCTTTGTAACACCTCTGAGAGAGATTGGTCTGGATGACTGCTACGTGTCTCGGCTGTGGAAAAACAGTTCTCTGtatccattttaattttttttaattttttagatCGAAAGTAACAAACAGAATATGTAATATCGCAAAATGATAAAGATAAAACATCGGAAACAAGCATTCAAAGCAGAAAGGTAGACATCATAGCATAACGGTTGAGAATAAAGAAACCACATTTACAAGTATAATCAAATGAGAAATACTGCTGAACTGTATTGCGTCTATCTTCGGGAGTGTGCAGCGACTACGGCGCTAAGCAGACTCACAATTAATTGTCTCTCTCGCATCTGTTCAATTTCTAATCTTTCAACTCGGGCATAATGTTCGTCAGCATTTCTCTGCATTCTTTGGATAATGTCTATTATTTCACGCAGTCCGACACCGTGTCCATCAAACCTATTGTGCAGCGCAGCAAATTCACCTGCTGATCTCTCGTTTTCCTGCTCGCGACGAGCTTCCAACAAGTCCAAACGGTTGTGAATAAACGCTATCTCCCGTGCCGTTCTGTCACGTGCCTCTGCCGCCCTGACACGTTCCTCCGCAGCTCTGTTACATTCTTCGTTGAAGACGACACAAAATTGTTAAAAGCGGTGGCGACCGCGTCTATTTTGTCAGCACGATCGTGATTCCGAGGAGTATCCCCtcgctcttcctcctcttcttcgtCACCCTCTTCTTCTCCTTCACCTCCCTCTTCTCCTTCTTCGTCACCCTCTTCTCTTTCGTCGTCTCCCTCTTCACCTTCAGATACGCCGTGAAAAGAAAAGGGAGTTTGTCTACCTCTCACTGTCCACGTGTCATCTTGATCGTTTGTCCAAGACAATGAGTCCCACGCGTTCACTTGCGAGTCCGTCCACGTTGATACGTCGTCGCTGGTACCAATGCGTTGATCTGTATAGAAATATAATAACCACAACTCAAATTAAAGCTTAACCGATAATTGCAGATACAATGTTTTGACTAATACTGATGGTATTCTATATAAACACTTcgctttaaattaattttaaaatataataaggATGAATCAAAACTTACCGGAATTTATTACTACACGGGGTATACGACTTGATCCACTGTTGTGACACCTCTTCTTTGGAGGGACTACCGAGATAGGTCGTAGCAACGGCCTGGATCTGTCCTCGTGCCGTCTCTTATTCGGATAGGTGGGTGAGCTTGGACCAGGCAACGGGGTGGATTCCCCGTTGTGAGGTCTCTTATTTGGAGGTGGTGCTGAGCGTGATCCTGACTGTTCCCTAGCCTCCGACGTTAGATCTGTCGGGTCACTGGTGGAGATTATTTGTTCCTGCGATGGCAACGTTTGACAAAAATTACCGGTAGAGTCACGTCTCCTAACCCTTGACGACTCACTTGTGGTGGCCTCGTCTTCAAAATCGGTCGTGGTGAGGTCAATGAAGCCAGGAAGTGTGACCAAGGCGGGtaattctattaaaaaataaataaataaaagttaaagTTAGATTTTAGCATACACAGGGAAAAAATGTTTCTACATgtagaaaataataatatttttaccgTCGTCTGAGTCCTCTATAATGCTTGGGCTGTCTGCTactacaaataataaaacatataattttgtaaatttttataaGTTTATAAATATTGTGCATTTGTATACAAttataaatagaataaatatgTACTTACAACGGTCGATGGCATCGAAAGCTCTTTGTTCAGCATTTGAGGCTATAACAAAAGCAAATCAGCATACGGAATATATTGAGTAATCACATCGGCATAGCATGAACACGCCATCTGACATCGGTGGTAGTAAAAGCGTTATAGTGACGACAAATACGCATAACCCAGTATAGTATCATTACCTCGGCTATGACACGCCCAGAAGTGGAGGGAGGGGTATATTTTTCAATTGATACGTATTTAATGGCATATCACCAACTGCAACTAAATATGATTACAGTAAGACAATAGGCTTAACATGGCTGTTtgtaacaaataaatatttgtaacaaataaacaattatattaTCCAAAAgattaatataaaatgttaaatgtgattATCAAATTGGTTCAAATTGCATATACATCAAAACATACtcatttaataatcaaataCTGAATATCTGTTTTCCCCAGTCTGACCATAACATTGTAATATTAACCCATTTATACTATCTCCAAATCGATAACACCAcgattaaaaaataaagcaattaatttgaaacatacaaataaaacaattatatatatataacatagcAATGCAACAAATTAATGTGTAAACAAGGATGTACATAAGCGGATACACGTCATCTCGCACGCATGCTTGCTCGCGCTATCAAAACAAATACTGAGCTGAGATTTAACAGAAAATCAAAGAACCAGTTGAAACACCACGATTCAAAAATAAAGCAATTAATTtgaaacatacaaataaaataaaacaattatatatatatatatatatatatatatatatatatatatataacatagcGATGCAGCAAATTAATGAAAAGTATTTAGCCGATTTCAAAATACCCATACACCATTAAGGCATTCCTTTAAAACGAAAGTAAAAACAACAACGGAAACTGAGAGCGGAAATACAGAGTGTAAACAAGGAGGTACGTAAGCGGATATGACGTCATCACGCACGCATGCTTGCGTACGCTATCAAAACAAATACTGAGCTGAGATTTAACAAACTTTAAGAGACACTGCTGCGTACAGAAAATCAAAGAACCAGTTGAAATGcaacacatttaaaataagcaAACCACCATTTACGATTGACTTGTAAGTTCTACATTATGAATATTAGGCCTACGGCTCATCAATCCACTACTCACTTTCGAGCTACcatcaaataaaacaattgataTACATAAGCAATTAGTTATACAAAATACATTGCACAGACACACACCATTAAGGTGTTCCTTTAAAACGAAAGTAAAAACAACAGCGGAAATACAGAGTGTAAACAAGGATTTACGTAAGCGGATACAACGTCATCACGCACGCATGCTTGCGTACGCTATCAAAACAAATACTGAGCTGAGATTTAACAAACTTTAAGAGACACTGCCGCGTTCAGAAAATCAAAGAACCAGTTGAAACGcaacacatttaaaataagcaAACCACCATTTACGATCGACTTGTAAGTTCAACATTATGAATATTAGGCCTACGTCTCATCAATATCCCGCTACCCGCTTTCGAGCAGTCatccaaataaaacaattacaaGTGTAATATCCACACGAGAAAGGTGTGTGTATCGCTCGatcatttgttttgatttaatttaGAAAATGAATGATCGACTGATATACGTACCAAGAAATCAAACATTTCCACGCTTAATGTATCAAATCAGATCACAACCAGAaagaaagattttaaaatgatcaaCTTACAGTTTCTTGGCATTTTTCTGCAGGAAAAAGTTGAGAAGACGAGACGGGACAGTCTGTAGTTTCACGAATGTGATTTTGCAGGATTTTCTCCCCGTTTATATCCCCTGACTCGAAAGGGTAGGGGTCTGCGGGTCTCGCTCCCTCGGGCTATGAAACTTTTTACACTCATCCTTTGTTaggaataaatgttaaatatataaatatgttttcaatAACACTAAATGCATATCCGTTGATCATATCCGATCCTATAttagaaattaaatatatatatatatatatatatatatatatatatatatatatatatatatatatatatatatatataactttttgctttgttcataaaaaaattctgtaaaCACTTGCGAAATATACCGAATACACTACGCACGTTATACGAGCCGGTTTATCAGATTTATTCTcttataaataaacatatatagagagggagagaaaataACTTATCAAATGTGCTCACAATGTGACCGACAGGTGGAACCATGTTCTATTTTTACTTATTCTGAGCTCCGTTCTGATGGATGTTTGTAGAAAATCACCCGTCATTGGCGCTATTAATAAAATACCATTTACATAAAAATCACGAACACGTTTTTGTTTTAACCTTAATATGCAAGGTTAGACTGAAAAGTGTGCGATGAAAGGTCTATTATGTTTTAAGCTGCTGATACCACATATCCAGCGAAATAATTATTAACACAGGAATTGCGCGAGGCAATGGTTAGAGCCTGAGGCCTAATGAATGAATGCTGAGCCGTGAAGAAAATCATGAATGCACTTCTTGTTTGAAGTCAAACACATATGCAGAATACTATTGTGCATTCACACCGGAGATATTACATCCGCGAGGCAGTCTCTCTGCTGGATCAGCAGGGATTGGAGCCAATAGGCTAGCCGGTGTCACAGCGGTACCCCAATCGGACGTTCACGGGAACGACCCAAAGAACACATGTGAACCTGCAGAATGCATCGTGTTAAAGAATACTATTGTTGAGACATGTGGGAATATGCTAACCCCCTCCAGCATATTGTGAGGAAGTAAAATAGTGCATTGTTTCATTGAGTGGACTGTTCTCCAGATGTCCTTTGAAATAACCATTTAGTGTTAAGGACATCAAGAAGGAACACTTTTCCCTGCTCGCTGAAAactgtaagatttttattttcatttattcgaattttcatttaattttattttattataaaactatAATGATTGGTGTCACTAAAtttagtcaagtcacctttatttactgtatatagtgctttttacaatgcagattgtgtcgaagaagctttacagtgataactgtttgttattattaacattgttatacttttatttattaccATCTTCATTCAAAGAACAGAATGTTTTTCACTTTTGaaaagcgtgtgtgtgtgtgtgtgtgtgtgtgtgcgtgtgtgtgtgtgcgtgtgtgtgagagagagagtcagtGAGAGATTTTTAGATTTCAGTATAAACTAAAAGCAAAatgtttttagatttttttacttACAAAAATGTATCCCCCATTGGCAAAACACCTTTTAAAATTATACTAaatgatatttttgaaaatataaaaatgaaaacgtTTACTATGGTACATGAGTTTAGGGGAGAGCATATTCAGTATAAATGCAACCATGTCTTATATGTCTTATGCATCTGAACATGTTCAAATCCCCTTTTTGCATcgacattgttaaaataaatattcctTTACTAATATGAACACATTTCGtgtgttttatatttcaaaCTAAAAGCAATTGTTAACCCATTCAGACATctttgaagtttttatataaataataatcagTCTCAGTAAATTTAGtaactgtttttattattcagTACATTATAATCTTTTGGAGATGTGaatgtttttcactttttgaaatacATGTACGTGTGTTCGTGTGATTTATCTTTTATCTGTGTTTtatctattttaaaaaataccatgtttattcttttgttattttgattCAGCTGTTTCTTCATTAAAATCTTATTTTTGTTACTTACACATGAAGATTAGACTATGTGCTGGAATGCGGATGTCTGCTCAACACATGTGACCCTTCAGCCTTTAAAATCACCATCAGGACTTCTAATATGGCATCAAAGTTCAAAAATCATCCATCATCCACCCTACAAATGACCCGCAAGTCAATACCATAGATATTTCAAAATGCTGAGAATCAATGGACATATTCAAAACCCATGTCAAAGGTCAATCGCCATTTAAATTCCATAACCCCAAGGTCATGGAGTTCATACAGAGGTTAACTATGGGGGGGTGGGATAATATTTGGGTGGTCCCGTGGGGGAGGGGAGAGGTCAAGTTCATATGTCAAAGGTCAAAAGGTCAAAGTAATTAatcattttttgtcattctGTCCAGGGTAATTACTACTCACGTTGGATGCTGCTGCCATAAGACCTAACAGTTTTTGAAACCGTttgacagtgagtgactggcctagctCTATGTCTGAGACAGTCGATAGAATTGATGTTATGCGCACCGGAGATAGACGGGCCCGCATAATCATCGAATCCCATACCACACCTAGATAAGTGGTCCTCTGAGCTGAagaaagcacacttttctttGCGTTTAGTCTCAACCCCAACCTTCTCATATGAGcgagaacaacatctcgatgttgaaccaCCACCATGAACGCTAtagcgaattaactcaaaggggaaatattaataattattcataactcattatgattattatttatgattaattatgaatatgcaaatccgttaatcagattaactggacatagctacattaaaattaatattacaatcagttaacctgttcgtccagtgaacgctcagtgttgattgtttattaattctaagaaatgttaatttccaagttatgaaaaataatatttcttattgtactgtactactcaAAGCACGTAGTCCGGAtctatcacttaagaggcaattcattagcagacggagtcagaaccaaacatgtcctgtgcacaatctttattaactaactcacaaacacataactaaactaacaaacacgtaacataacatacacaaagggtcacacacacatacacaagtcagaatgagtaatgatggagttgaaccggaagagatgctgttactagagctacatgaaatgtcaaagacaatctggaaaggactcatcagtttcttttagcaatagcaaaggtaaagtctttacaaatcaatactaaatcgctgtttagcattaaaatgtacgatacttgcaagatgcctttaggctgaagagcgtcggatctgcaggttgaggataactcttgaagttatcatctgaagttgttgccagtctgttgggtgatgagcacatggctgggtgTTGTAGGCCAGGGGCCTACCAGCCTTGCGGCAGGGCCTAGAGAGGCCGGCCGCAAGGAGATTTGTTCGGTCGTCTAGAAGCAAGGAAgaagagagggagtggcactgttcgctggtttttaacctctggtcaaagtcacacctctcagttgttgaccggaccaatgaagatgttgtaaTTCTGGGTGGCAACACCCctcctgtcagggcttttacgacccagaaagattaacaagctgagttcttgaatcagaactattaaatattcttttaatactgatgtgttgcacaggtatggatgtaccgcatacacaagcatttaaatcttcccGCTAGAAcgtatagacactaaacatggcatgattgaagttactgtgcaggtcataacatttaacaatcatcaaacatgtaaatacaatgagtacaatacaacatcagtaataatggataccatttcctgagaagggttcatttatagcacagtctgtctatacattaatgccatagagtctgtgttctgtgtggaaaatgcagggaagatgcagattttctgtgtctctactctgttctccatgcggcaaccacattcctcagcgcaataaacttgtaactgaaaacttcccgggggatggggacagactccagagtgagcttaaaactattggttaactaaccaaaaattgtgtctgatttgcctCAGTCATTACAACGCCATCTGCTCCGATTGAGCCAGAATTAACCAAAGAATCTATGTAGTTCAATATGTGGATGCCCTGCATACGCAAGGGTGCCAGAGCCGCATCTACACATTTGGTGAATGCTTGGTGAAAGGCTTAGTGGGCAACGTCAGGGCTTTGAGAGACGATGCCGCCTGCGGAGAGAGATGGCTCGCAAGCTTCTCTTCCACTCTTGGCATCGCTCCATACCCATGTTTTCTCATACCAACAATGCTGCTGTAGGTGGAGGTTTGAGGGGTGAAAACACGGGATGACACCGGTCTCTTCCACAATCTCGACACCTCAGTGTTGAGATCGGGAAAAAAGCAGCAGTGCCCGACATGGAGGTTGAGCAGATCTTGATGGCAGGAAGCGCTCATCGAGCTAAATATTTCGACTGCTGCTCTTGCTTCTTGGCTGGCCAGTCAATGTTAACCCTCtcgagtctgaggctgatttggggccttggagaagttttgacatgccctgacatttgtgctttttttagttgttcataaacatattaatgacaaaggtgtcattacactgtattcagcacaaactaggctaccataatatgtgaggaacatgtatgtacatgtttgtgtttttgaaggaataacgtttatgcgtggttattgaaaaaacaaaaaatttaagtcactgaaataaggccaaaaaatatattaaatctgtgtttacaagacttctgggtattggaggttgtaggctagagtttttgcttcaaaattatgtaaaaattatccttcctacttgtttatataaaacaatatattgatttagtttttgtaagacactttttgtcaagaaacacagtatgcgtggaggcgtgaattatcatgaataatgggtcatttacacctgagaagacaaaataatcgcataaagaacctctaatggtgctgcataataatgaggcctttcagtcaggtaggctgtgaaaaaaccttttgtgatgtctcaagctcatcatggtgtatatgaaacatacagaaaaatattattacaatataaaataatggttttatattacatactttaaaatataatgtatttctgtgatgcaaagagtctgaatataggcttttagttaaaaagcatgcacatttggagaaatattggattctcatatgtttgtcaattttctatacagaggagttatgtttatttaatattcattgtcatcactatgagcgctggtgttttcaattcatacttgcagccggagggcgctctctgtgcacatttagtccacaaattatccgaaagaagaaccaggaaccaggaactaacggcatgtcttccagaggtcgctaaccatggcttttacatacagataaacacttttcaagacaataaatacatgattgagacgatgtatgcatgtgttgcctctgaatttgcgtctgaatagcgctggctccgtgggcgtggccgcatgagtggataatgagctgaatcacagacttctgacatgtctcttttcatacaaattacataaacacagaatttttgttttcgatatgacttacatgatttaaaatctgacatttcaacgtttctttagacataagtctaatttttttgtgattagtattcactaagttacagttcattttctgagaactatcagaataaactttgttcagagggagaggacagatcatgcatcatggtagttttctttattttgcaaaaagcacaatattttgtttttactctgagtgtatacaaataaaagaagatattctatagtttcaattgatatattacttatgtctctatgacaaaatgacggagtattttaagtctgt from Chanodichthys erythropterus isolate Z2021 chromosome 8, ASM2448905v1, whole genome shotgun sequence encodes:
- the LOC137025151 gene encoding uncharacterized protein codes for the protein MGTPLRDVVMKRVSNLSNQEMERHRRVTSLTRNYKAASNTLTFSFCVFSKRYVLQHAQAALKGAVCVHCDQFLLRTLRSHRALFEESSSVHVPQGSGPASAEAGPHLMSWGSQMDVAVGLESDPALSLPSPVASVVSIRRQEARIAVSSAPVDNVTLMASSSEEMDVASVATRETEDSPLPSPELCEKAYWGKRIFAQTRGPAVCQGIRAERAAASNAEQRAFDAIDRLADSPSIIEDSDDELPALVTLPGFIDLTTTDFEDEATTSESSRVRRRDSTGNFCQTLPSQEQIISTSDPTDLTSEAREQSGSRSAPPPNKRPHNGESTPLPGPSSPTYPNKRRHEDRSRPLLRPISVVPPKKRCHNSGSSRIPRVVINSDQRIGTSDDVSTWTDSQVNAWDSLSWTNDQDDTWTVRGRQTPFSFHGVSEGEEGDDEREEGDEEGEEGGEGEEEGDEEEEEERGDTPRNHDRADKIDAVATAFNNFVSSSTKNVTELRRNVSGRQRHVTERHGR